The nucleotide sequence ATATGGGCGGTATTATTGTCATTGACTTCATAGACATGAAAAAAGCAGAGAACAAAAAGCTTGTCTATGAAAAAATGCAACAGGAGATGAAAGACGAACGGTCTAAGTTCGTGATTCTGCCTGTAACAAAATTTGGATTGATGCAGATCACTAGGCAGCGTGTACGCCCGGAGATGAACATCATTACCATGGAAACTTGCCCGACGTGCCAAGGAACTGGAAAAATCTCTGCAAGCATTCTGGTTTCAGATCAGGTAGAATCCAACCTTGACTACCTGATAACCAAACAAAATGAAACTAAAATATCCATTATTCTGCACCCTTTCCTTTATGCATGGTTTACCAAAGGGTTTATCTCAAAAAGAGTAAAATGGTTTTTCAAGTATAAGATTTGGGTAAAGTTGGAGATGGACACCTCCTTAGGGATTACCGACTTCCGCTTTATCAACAACCAGGGCGAAGAAATAGAAGTAATATAAACCCTCCCCAAGTTTAAAGCCCAGTAACAATTAAAGCAAAAAAAGTAGCCATCATTTGATGACTACTTTTTTTGTTTAACCTGAAATATCCAATAGAACTTTCTATCACGTAGCAAAATAAATTCAAATCAGGTCGCTTCGCTCACATTGGTGTCTTATAGCTATAGCGCTGTTATGCTTTGCGACACAAAAATGCTGATTTATTGATATTTTGATCCTCATGACGAAACTATCGCATAATTCAGGTTTAAAATCAAATCTTCAATTTTAGAACATGATACCTAAATCAATAGTGATCATATCGTTATTCATTCTAAAGCTTGGCTGTGTATCAAATGCGGTGACCCCTTCTGGAACAGATACATTCCTAACATCTGTAACCGCATTTATAAGACCTCGCATATAAGTAATTCCTCCGAGAAGATATGTATTAGAACCCATTTGAAGCTGGATACCGGTTCCTATAACAAGAGATGCATCAAAGAACCTGAAGTTAGTGATATATTGAGGGGACTGAACTGTTACAGGATTTTCACCTATTTTAATATCACCTGTTGCCCCTAACTGAAAATAGAGCTGTGTATTGGTAGCAATCTCATTAGTATACAGCCTCATGGTAAGAGGTATTTGTAAATACTGCAAGTTATAAACCTCCCTTTCCAAAGAGATATTCTCATATTCAACATTTAATGCCCCCCTTTTAGAAGCAAACCATACGCCAGTAACAAATGCATAGTTATCTCCAAAGAAATGACTGATTTCTGGGCCAGCAAAAAACCTGATCCCAGCTCCGCTTCCAGATACATCATAATGGTCATTTAAGTCCTGATCTACCCCCCTGCTAAATGCCAGCCCGGGCGAGAACCTCAACCCAATCCTCGTTTGCGAAAAACCTTCTGACACAAAAAAAATGCAGCAGGCACATACTAAAAGAAACTTTTTCATGGTTTTATTAATTTGAATATGAATAAATTTGCGCATAAATATAGATAAAAAATGAAATACACAGGGAACTTTTTCACATTAATCATCTTACTTCTAATATCTTGCAAACCGGACAAAAGCAACAAGGTTATCGATGAGGCTGAAAATCTTTCTGTGAATGTGCAAATAGAAAGATTAGAAAAGCAGTTTTTTGAAGCACAGTCACCTGAAGACATTGCCAATATATTTAGCGAAAGACCAGGGCTTGCGGCTGGATATTTCCAGATTAAAACACCACAAGATGCTGACAAGGAATATTTCAAACAAACTTTTAACCACTTTTCCAATAAACACCTCAACGAGTTTTATCAGTATACCTTAAACGAGTATGAAGATTTTTCAAAAGTAGAAGAGCAACTTGAAAGGCTCTTTAAGTATATTTCATACTATTATCCAGACTATGAAATACCAACCATAAATACGGTAGTAACCGGCTTTAGGTTTGACAAAGATATGCATTTTTCTGACAGTCTCATTGTCATCAGCTTGGACTACTTTTTAGATAAAAATGCACCGTTCCGTCCAGCATTTTACGAATATATTCTGGAAAGGTACCAAAAACCATACCTTGTTCCAATGATAGGCATGGGCATTTCTTCAAAATTCAACAAATCTAACCTTAAAGACGAGTCGCTCCTTGCCCACATGATCTATTATGGCAAAGCCCACTACTTTATGGAGCATGTAATACCGGGCATTCCTGACTCCCTTAATATTATGTATAGCTCCCAGGAACTGAAAGATATCACAGAAAACGAGGATATTATCTGGGCGCATTTCGTAAACAACAAGCTCTTGTTTGACCAGTCACCAAAATTGAGGGAAAAATATTTAGGGGAGTCGCCAAGGATCAATGAAATAGGAGAAAAATGCCCTGGTAGAATTGGCCGTTGGATTGGATGGCAAATTGTCAAGAAATACATGGAGAAAAACCCAGATGTAACATTGCAACAGCTGATGGAAGAACAGGACGCACAAAAGATATTCAAGTTATCTAAATATAAGCCTCGTACCTAAAATACTAGAAACCTCTTTCATTGTGCCCGAATGATTGTAGAAAGCGTTTTTTCATAATATCTAAGGAAAAGCGATTTTCTGCTAGCATTCGGGCATTTTTACTAGCTTCCACTTTTTTGTGAGGATTTACCAAGTATCCCTTTAATTTTTCAACAAAAACTTCGGGCGCATCAGGTGGTGCGTAAAAGCCTATCTCATTAGATTCAATAATTTCTTTAAGCCACCCTTTGGTATTTGTTATACAAACCTTTCCAGCAGCAAGCCCATCAAAAAATTTATTGGGACTGGTGGTTCTAAGTACCGGTAAAGGCAGAAAAGAAACGAGCACAGCATCTGCGGCATGGAGTACTTCCCTAACCTCTGTTTTATTTAAATGGCCCAAAAATGTGGTATTGCCTATTGCAATTTCTTGAACCATGTTCATGAGACGCACTTTTTCTGCCCCATCGCCGGCAAAAACAAAATGAACCTGCGCCCCAAAAGCAGAGGCAGAAGCCTTCACAATTTCAAATATAAAGTCTATATTATTTGCCCGTCCAAAAGCTCCGGTGTAAGCAACAACAAAATCAGCAGCTATTTTATGTTTCTCCAAATATTTACTCCGGCGGGACGATTGCTGGAAAAATTCACAATCAGAAAAATTAGGGACTAAAAGCACCTGCTTTTCTGAAGAAAGCTTTTCCATAATGCTATCCCTAATAGCTGGCGATAACGCAATTAAGGTGGCAGCTGAATTATATATCCGCCTTTCAAGGCACAAAAGCATTTTTACAACAACCCAATTATTGATAACCTTCATCTGGATAGGTGCTTCAGGCCATAAATCGCGTACCTCAAAGTAATATGGGATACTACGAAAACGCTTTAACAACAGCCCAACTATACCTGTAGAAAGAGGGGTAGAGGTAATATAACAGAGGTCTGCGTCCGCAATAGACAAAGCGCATTTAAACGCTTTAAAGCTAAACTTAAAAAAAGCCATAAGTCTAGCAAACACCCCCAATCGGTTGTCATAAAAAACTGGCAGGTAATGCACCTTAAGTTTACCAAAGTATTTAGTCGCAGGTTGCGGTTTATTATGGGCGGTAATCAGCTCTACTTGATGGCCAGCTTCAATAAGTGCATGGGTCAGATGCCAAGAGCGAATGGCGCCTCCCTCCTCAGGTGTTTTAAAGTATTGATGAACATATATTATTTTCATGAAGAAAACTCTTTACTTAACCACCCTGTCAGAGTTATCAATGACCATAAGGCAGTAGAATAATCGCCCTTATGCGCCAGGTGGTTGTTTACCAAACGCTGCACCCGCTCAAAATCAATCTGGTCATATAATAGATGGTCTTTAGTTAGAATTTGCTCAACAAGAAAATAGTTTTTCTTTTCCCGTATCCAGGCACCAATAGGCATACCAAAACCCTCTTTTCTCCTAAGCTTATACTTCCCCAAAGTCTCCTGTTGAAGCAAGTCCTTCAAAATCCACTTTTTCCCATACTTTAACAAAACGTCAGGAGAAAGTTGGTTACCAAAATTTACCACATCTTGGTGCAAAAAAGGCACTCTCACCTCTAAACTATGCTGCATAGCAAAATAATCGGTCACCTTTAAAACATCATACGGCAAAAAAGCATTACGGTCGGAGCGCATACCGTAAGAATAAAGTTCATCGAAATCCTCATTTGGCTGCGCCTTCTGCAAAAACTCAAATCCCTTAACGCTAATAAAATTATCCCAGGTTTTATGGTAGCTGGGGTGCAAATTGGCCAAAAACTTCTTAAAAAGCCTGATCCGCTCCCTAAAAGGCATGTCCAGGCCATCAGGCAATAACTTTGAAAAATGCTTGAGAAGCATTATGCGGAGTTTAGTCCCATAAAGATGGTCTAGGTAAAACTGAAAAGCCTGATGTCTGTGATACCCTCCAAAGTATTCGTCCGCCCCGGCACCTGAAAATGCTACATCTACATGCTGTTTGGCAAACTCGGAAAGTTTCCATGTCACAAAACCTGCGCTATCCGCCACTGGTTGATCGGTATGGGTAATATAGTCTGGCAGTTGGCCTAATACTTCACTACCCATAGAGTAAAAGTGGTGCTGAAGACCTAGTTTTTTTACTAGTTCCGAAGCATGCTTTTCTCCTGAAGTATTAAACGAGCCCTCTTGGGAAATACAGGAAATAGTAAAGGCTGGAAGACTCAATTTGTGTTTCGCAGTGTAAGCAAGCAACAAGCTAGAGTCGACCCCACCACTATAAAAAATTCCAGCAGGGACTTCAGAGGGAACCATTTCCAGAAAGCTATTTTCCAAAACCTGTCCACATGATTTAACAAGACCCTTCTTATCTTTATCCAAAGATTTAGAAGTACCCATATCCTCCTGTGGGTATAAGGAACGGAAGGTTCCTCTGCGTCCGGTTTCTAAAACACCTCCAGGCGGGAGCTCATAAATATCTTTATAAAAAGTCTGGGGGGCATTGGCATACTTATATAAAAGATAGTTTTCTACAGCTTCTCTATTGAGTTGCTTTTCTAATAACCCCGACGCAAGTATACTTCGGATTTCTGAGGCAGCTAAAAACACCCGATCATCTTCATAATAATACATCGGCTTAATTCCAGCAAAATCGCGGCAGATAGAAAGCTTTTGTGCATTATTATCAAGAAAAGCAAAAGCAAACATACCTTTTAATGCAGAAATACTTTTACTAACCCCGGATTTAATTAGAAGGCGAAACAAAAGCTCCGTATCTGAACCGTTGACGCCCGCTCCTTCTACCTGATATATTTCTCCATTATACACCAAGCAGAAATTATCGTCATCAGAAACAAAAGGCTGGTCTGAACGGGAAGACAGCTCGCTAATCCTAAGACGGCTAGCTCCTAAATAAATTTTGCCGGAAAGGAAGCTATGGCTTTTAAATGCAACATTATCAGGCCCTCTATGATCAATTGCCCGAAGCATTTTAACTATAATGTCAGAGGTATAACTGTTTCTTTTATCAAAAAAAACGCTGATTCCGCACATAGAAAACCATATCCTGATAGGAAAAAATAAAAAAATGCAATATAACTTCTATTGCCAATAAAGAAACACCTTACCCAACGTCCTGTAGTAATCAACCCGAAACTACCACTCAAGCAATTGAACGCCCCCATGGAACCATGTTCCAGGCCCGCTCATGTACATAGAATAGAATTATTTTTGTAAACACCTCTACCATACCGATACTTATGGCTGTAGTCAACTTGCCGGTAATGATAAAGGAAATCATCATGGTATCGAGTGTGCCTAAAAACCTCCAGCTAATACCTTTTGTAAAGCTGAGCCAATGCGAATCGAAAAGGTTGAATTTATTGAGACTCCATATCCAAATCCTTTCATGAAAATAAAACAGAAAAATCTTTGTTACAACCTCAACGGCGCCAATACTTACAGCATATGAAAGCTTTCCACTAATAAGAAAGGAAATTACTATAGTGTCTATGGTACCAAGCGCTCTCCAACTTATACCTTTTATGACACTTCTTCTGTGGGACTCTTTCATAGGCCATGGGTTTAATATGAACAAATATACCGGAAGAAAAGTGAATTAACAATAGTCTACCAGAAAAGTATATTAAAGAATTTTATTCGCCAACCGCCATTGTTAAATGACCAAAGCAAAATAAAGTTCTGCATTAACAGATACCTTCAGTACATAATTTCACACTAACCCTTTTACACCTCCTACTATTACAGCATATCCCGAAATTATGAGAAAGAGGTCCGTATAAAACATACTTTGCAACACTAGGTTTTGTTACCATTACTCCCCATTATTTTTCGTATACGTGACTCCATACCATACAGTCCCTGCAGACCACCTGTATGTACGGCAACTATTTCACTGCCAGTCGGAAAGTAACCTTTGTTGGCAAGATCAAAAATCCCATAAAACATCTTTGCCGAATACACAGGCTCAATAGCAAAACCATGAGCGTTTTCAAAGCTTTCCATAAAGGCGATAAGTTCCCGTGTAATTTTGCCATAGCCTCCAAAGTGATAATCTTCTATAACCTCCAAATTGCGAGCTTTAGGCAATTGGGTACTTTCCAACAATTGAAAAACTTGTTCTTTTATATAACCAGGAGCTTTTAGCACAGAGAAGCCTAAAGCCGTCTGATGGGCGTTAAGTGCAGATGAAATACCTGCTATTGTTCCGCCGGTACCACACGGACTGCATATATAGTCAAATGGTTTATTTAGTTCAGCAACAATTTCAGCACACCCAGGCAAGGCCAAGGCATTACTACCACCTTCTGGCAATAGGAAAAACGATCCAAACTCCTCTTCAAGCTCTCTAGTAAAAGACTTGCTATACTTTTCTCTAAATTTTTCCCGGCTAACAAACTTCAGCTTCATCCCGCATGAAGAGGCAAATTTCAATGTTGGATTAGATTGTGGGTCAAGTTCCTCCCCCCGTATAACTCCAATGGTTTTTATTCCAACAATTTTCCCCGCTGCTGCCAAGGAATAAATATGGTTTGAGTATGCGCCCCCAAAGCTAAGGATAGAACCAAGTCCCTGCTTGCTTACTTCTTGAAGATTGTATTTAAGTTTTCTCCATTTATTACCAGACACCAAAGGGTGCAAAAGATCATCCCTTTTTACTAGCAAGCGCAGCTTATGTTTGTCCAGTAAAGTAGATTTAATTTCTTGTAAGGGAGAATTAGCAGGCTCAATAAACATCATAATCTATTTTAAATCCTTAAATTGCAATATTAAAATTGGCAAAGCAAAGACTTTTACCTCATGCAGGACAACCTGGACAACGAATTACCTGAAGATGCTGAATTGTACGAGCATTTCCGTATAGAAGTAGACAAAAAACAAACCTTACTGAGAATAGATAAGTTTTTAATGGACAGGCTGCCCAATGCCACCAGAAACAAATTGCAGAATGGAATAAAAGCAGAAGCCATACTTGTAAACCAAAATCCAGTCAAAGCCAACTATAAGGTTAAGCCAGGCGATATTATTACTGTTTCAATGCCTGAGCCTCCAAAAGACGATGTTGTTGTGCCTGAAAACATCCCTTTGGATATTGTTTATGAAGACAATGAGCTACTAATAGTCAACAAACCTGCCGGAATGGTGGTACATCCAGCTTATCAGAACTGGAGCGGCACTTTAGTCAATGCCCTCGCTTGGCATTTTGAAAACCTGCCTACCACCCAAAACGGAACGGGTAGACCCGGACTTGTGCACAGGATAGACAAAGACACCTCAGGCCTATTGGTAATTGCGAAAACAGAGCTTGCCATGGCCTCACTGGCCAAACAGTTCTACCATCATACAATCGAAAGAACATACCTCGCTTTGGTATGGGGAGTTCCTGACCCTGCCAAAGGAACCATTACAGGAAATTTGGGGAGGAGCATTAAAGACCGTCGAGTCATGAGTGTATACCCAGAGGGAGATTACGGTAAACATGCTGTAACGCATTATGAAGTATTAAAGGCGATGAACTATGTATCATTGGTAAAATGCAACCTAGAAACTGGTCGTACACACCAAATCAGGGCACACATGAAATATATAGGCCATCCACTATTTAACGACAGCACTTATGGCGGGGACTCAGTTCTAAAAGGAACAACTTTTACAAAATATAAGCAGTTTGTTGACAATTGCTTCAAACTAATACCCAGACAAGCCCTACACGCAAAGTCTCTAGGGTTTATCCATCCTGTAACGAAAGAGTATATGCATTTCGAAGCAGCAATACCAGAAGACTTTAAGAGCGCACTTGAGAAGTGGGAAAAATATACATCGCAGGGCTAAAACAAGCTTCTCTTTAAAAGGTTATTTCTTTGTCTATACATAAAAAAGATGAAGAAACTACTACTTGTACTATTCATAAGCTCCTGTACCAGCTTGAAAAACGAAGGGGGGAAAATGTCGGAGGTGTCAGAAAAAACCTTGCCGGTTTCAATACAAGACCACATAAAGAGGTTTTGTGAAGCCCCCAAAAACAGCAAGTTTTATTCCTCTTCTGAAACAGACAGCTCTTTTTATGTAGCTAAAATAAAATGCGACAAGAATGATTTTCTAATTACATACTCCACAGACGGAGTTCCTCTGATGGCAGAGATGACCATAGGACGGGACAAGCTACCAGACATTGTGCTGACAAATCTATTTGTAGAACTTCCTAGAAATTTTGAGGCTTTTGAAATTAAAGGTACTTCAGAGATCACCATTCACCAGCACTATAAATACCGCTTCTTACTTAAAGGCACTTCATTAGAAGGCAACTATGGCTATTATGCTGTTTATACAGATTCTTATGGAAGTATCAGGGAAATCAAAAAATTCCCTGATTAATCAAGAGTCAGAAACTTCAATTTCACTATCCATTTTCATGACAGTTCCACCATCGTCTTGTCTTATCAGAAAAGCTTTTTTATTGTCCTCCCGAGGTGCTTTTCCCGCTTTCTTATAAGCCAATTCTACTCTTCCCTGGGAATACTCGTTTCCCTTCTTCCATCTTACAAGTGTTCCTTTTCCGATTCGCATGTTCGAATAAATTAGATTAAACAGTATTCTACGTAATGTCTTTTTAATCTAACCGGTGCCATTAATTAGTGTTCAGCAAAAGCCTGTATTTTATTCCATTTCTTTAGCCTCTTTCCATAGGGCGTCCATTTCTGCAAGACCCATACCAGCCAAGCTTTTCCCTTCCTTTCTACATACATCTTCCATATATTTAAACCTTCTGGTAAATTTTTTATTAGTCCTTTCCAATGCATCTTCAGGGTTAATATTTATAAATCTGGCATAGTTGACAAGAGAAAACAACAGGTCGCCAAACTCGCTTTCCGCCTTTTCCTTGTCCACTTCTTTTTCTACATTATATTCCTCCCTAAACTCTTGCATTTCTTCCTCTACTTTCTCCCAAACCTGTTCCTTTTCCTCCCAATCAAACCCGCAGCCCCGTGCTTTTTCTTGAATTCTCATAGACTTTACCAAGGCAGGTAAAGATGCTGGCACGCCAGCCAATGCAGATTTTGTGCCTTTGTGTTCTTGGGCTTTTATTTGCTCCCAATTTTTTTTCACAGCTTCTTCATCATCCGCTTTAACATCCCCATAAATATGAGGGTGTCTAACAATCAGTTTTTCGCAAACAGCATCTAGCACATCGGCAACGTCAAATTTATTTGTCTCAGAAGCTATCCTAGCGTAAAAAACAATATGCAAAAGCAAGTCACCTAGCTCTTTTTTTAACTCCGTATAATCTTCTTCTAAGATCGCATCAGACATTTCATACACCTCCTCGATGGTTAAATACCTCAGGGACTGCAATGTCTGTTTCTTGTCCCATGGGCAACCCTCCCTTAACTCATCCATAATAGTCAAAAGCCTGTCAAAAGCCATCAACTTTTCTTTCCTTCTGCTATCTGTTTTATTGTAATTGAAATCCATGTTTTTAGGTATTGAAGTTAAAACTTATCGGAATGCTTTACTTGTAAAAGTTTACAAATAATTGGAAATTTGCAAACGTGCCTTAAAAGCACTCCAAAAAATGTAAATATAACTCGCTCTGGAATAAATATGAACTAAAATCAGACTCCAGAGTATTTCATAATTAACATTTAATTTCAATCAGAAGAACGTGTCACTGATCAAATCAATATCCGGTATAAGAGGAACCATAGGCGGCAGGAGCGGAGAAGCGCTCACTCCATTGGATGTGGTAAAGTTTACATCAGCATACGCAAGCTGGGTCAAAAGCGTATCTGACAAGACTAAAATTGTTATAGGAAGAGATGCCAGAATGTCCGGGGAAATGGTTTCATCATTGGTAGCATCTACGCTTCAGGGCATGGGTCTAGACGTGGTTGATTTAGGCCTTTCTACGACCCCTACGGTAGAAATAGCCGTGGAAATGGAAAGTGCGGCAGGGGGCATTATCATTACTGCCAGCCACAACCCGTCGCAGTGGAATGCACTTAAGCTACTAAACAGCAAAGGCGAATTCATTTCAGATGCTGACGGCAAAAAAATTCTCGAGATAGCGGAAAATGAGGATTTCTCTTTCGCAGAAGTAAAAAAGCTAGGTGTTATATCACGAGATAACTCTTATATCAAAAAACATATTGACAAAATACTTGAACTTCCTTTGGTCAACAAAGAGGCTATAGAAAAAAGGAACTTCAAAATTGCTTTGGATTGTGTCAATTCGACTGGCGGTATTGCTGTACCCATGTTGCTCGAAGCATTAGGGGTAAGCTCAATAACGAAATTTTATTGTGAACCCAACGGACAGTTCCCGCACAACCCAGAACCCCTTCCAGAAAACCTTACGTTTATTTCTAGCGAACTGGACAAAGGAAACTTTGACCTAGGCATAGTAGTAGACCCTGATGTTGACAGGCTTTGTTTTGTAAACGAAGACGGGAGCATGTTTGGAGAAGAGTATACATTGGTAGCTGTCGCAGACTATGTTCTCAAGAAAACACCTGGCAATACAGTATCTAACCTTTCCAGTACCAGAGCATTAAGAGATGTCACCGAAAAAGCCGGTTGTAGTTATTTTGCTTCTGCGGTTGGTGAAGTTAATGTAGTAGAAGCCATGAAGAAGCACAATGCCATTATAGGGGGAGAAGGCAATGGTGGGATAATTTACCCTGAGCTTCACTATGGAAGAGACGCTTTGGTAGGAATTGCCTTGTTTTTGTCGCATTTGGCAGAGTTTGGAAAATCAGCCTCAATGCTACGCTCAAAATATCCAAACTATAACATCTCTAAAAATAAAATTGAACTCACGCCGCACATAAACGTAGATCAGATTTTAGAGGGCATTAAAAATAAATACAGCAAACAACCTGTTAATACTATAGACGGTGTTAAAATAGAGTTTGACAAAGAGTGGGTGCACTTAAGAAAATCTAACACCGAACCCATTATCCGAATTTATTCTGAATCTGAAAGCCGTGCTACCGCAGAGCATTTAGCAAACAAAATAATTTCTGACATTAAAGAAATAATATCTGAGAAATCCTGAATATGAAGGTTTACCTGGACAACGCAGCAACTACGCCCTTAGCCCCTGAGGTTTTTGAAGAGATGAAACCATGGATGACAGATCATTTTGGGAATCCTTCATCAATACATGCCTATGGTAGACAAACTAAAGCTGCAGTAGAGAAAGCCAGGCGTACCATTGCATCCTTGCTAAATGCTTCCCCTTCTGAAATATTATTTACATCAGGAGGAACCGAAGCTGACAACACTGCTATTAGGTGTAGCATTAAAGGCATGGGAATAAAACATGCTATTACTTCTCCTATAGAGCATCACGCTGTACTTCATACACTGGAAGATCTTGAAAAGGCTGGAGAGGTTCAACTCCATTTCGTAGAACTGGACCCCAAGGGCAATCTAGAGATGGATTCTCTGGAAAAGTTACTGGAAAAGTATCCTGGATCTTTTGTCTCCTTGATGCATGCCAATAATGAGGTGGGAAATGTAAATGACATATACACTATCGGCAACTTATGCAAAAGTTATGATGCGGTATTTCATACTGACACTGTCCAGACCATAGGGCATTTTAAACATGACCTTTCCGAACTTAATGCAAATTTTATAGTAGGTTCTGCACATAAATTTCATGGGCCTAAAGGAGTGGGCTTTCTTTACACGAAAAGCGAAACAAAAATTGCCCCTTTTATAACCGGTGGTGCCCAAGAAAGAAACCAGAGAGGGGGAACAGAAAATGTATATGGAATTATAGGCATGGCAAAAGCGATGGAAATAGCGTATAAAGATCTAGAAATCCATGAGTCCCATATCAGAAACCTCAAAAACAAAATGGTTTCACAGTTGAAAGAAAAAGTAAAAGATCTGGAATTCAACGGAGACTGCCTAAATGAAAATAGCCTATATACAGTGTTAAACCTCAGCCTCCGCGAATCGCCAGACAATGAAATGCTACTTTTCAACTTAGATATTAATAATATATTTGCATCAGGTGGCAGTGCATGTTCCAGTGGAACCAGCATAGGTTCGCATGTGCTAAACCACCTTCAGGTAAACCCTGCCAGAGGGCATATCCGCTTCTCCTTCAGCAAATACAATACAGAAGAAGAAATTGATTATGTGGTCAGTAAGCTTTCAGAGCTTGCCAATCAGTAGTTTACCGTCTGCGACTCATAAAGCTTTTTCAGCTTTTTATAATTTTCCTCTGCATACCTAATCTGCCTTTGCCGCAAAGCTTCGGGAATGGCATCTAGCTTAACAGAATTAAAGGTACTAAGAAAGCTTTTTTCAGCGCTCAACGCCTTTTCCAAAATCTTTTTTGCATCTGCCCGGTAAAATGTTTCTTTGACCTCATTGACCATCTGGACAAATTCTTTTAAAAAAGACTCTTCTTCACGAAGCGTAAAATCCACGCCTGTTACAGCCTCAAGTTCTGAAATAAACTGTCTACTTTGAAACTCAAGCTGGTTAAAAACAGGAATGTAATCGGCATTTAAAACGTCCTCCGCAGCCATTTTATAAAACTGCTCTCGGTTATAACATGCCTTCATCAGATTATGTACGTCTTCTTTCATCTTCCCCATATTTCTTCCCCTCTTTTCTAAAAGAACCCTACGGGTCAGGGTATTGTTTATAGGCCTTAAAATAAAAAAGCCACTTTAAAGTGG is from Cytophagaceae bacterium ABcell3 and encodes:
- a CDS encoding porin family protein; the protein is MKKFLLVCACCIFFVSEGFSQTRIGLRFSPGLAFSRGVDQDLNDHYDVSGSGAGIRFFAGPEISHFFGDNYAFVTGVWFASKRGALNVEYENISLEREVYNLQYLQIPLTMRLYTNEIATNTQLYFQLGATGDIKIGENPVTVQSPQYITNFRFFDASLVIGTGIQLQMGSNTYLLGGITYMRGLINAVTDVRNVSVPEGVTAFDTQPSFRMNNDMITIDLGIMF
- the gldB gene encoding gliding motility lipoprotein GldB, translated to MKYTGNFFTLIILLLISCKPDKSNKVIDEAENLSVNVQIERLEKQFFEAQSPEDIANIFSERPGLAAGYFQIKTPQDADKEYFKQTFNHFSNKHLNEFYQYTLNEYEDFSKVEEQLERLFKYISYYYPDYEIPTINTVVTGFRFDKDMHFSDSLIVISLDYFLDKNAPFRPAFYEYILERYQKPYLVPMIGMGISSKFNKSNLKDESLLAHMIYYGKAHYFMEHVIPGIPDSLNIMYSSQELKDITENEDIIWAHFVNNKLLFDQSPKLREKYLGESPRINEIGEKCPGRIGRWIGWQIVKKYMEKNPDVTLQQLMEEQDAQKIFKLSKYKPRT
- a CDS encoding glycosyltransferase family 4 protein, whose amino-acid sequence is MKIIYVHQYFKTPEEGGAIRSWHLTHALIEAGHQVELITAHNKPQPATKYFGKLKVHYLPVFYDNRLGVFARLMAFFKFSFKAFKCALSIADADLCYITSTPLSTGIVGLLLKRFRSIPYYFEVRDLWPEAPIQMKVINNWVVVKMLLCLERRIYNSAATLIALSPAIRDSIMEKLSSEKQVLLVPNFSDCEFFQQSSRRSKYLEKHKIAADFVVAYTGAFGRANNIDFIFEIVKASASAFGAQVHFVFAGDGAEKVRLMNMVQEIAIGNTTFLGHLNKTEVREVLHAADAVLVSFLPLPVLRTTSPNKFFDGLAAGKVCITNTKGWLKEIIESNEIGFYAPPDAPEVFVEKLKGYLVNPHKKVEASKNARMLAENRFSLDIMKKRFLQSFGHNERGF
- the asnB gene encoding asparagine synthase (glutamine-hydrolyzing) — protein: MCGISVFFDKRNSYTSDIIVKMLRAIDHRGPDNVAFKSHSFLSGKIYLGASRLRISELSSRSDQPFVSDDDNFCLVYNGEIYQVEGAGVNGSDTELLFRLLIKSGVSKSISALKGMFAFAFLDNNAQKLSICRDFAGIKPMYYYEDDRVFLAASEIRSILASGLLEKQLNREAVENYLLYKYANAPQTFYKDIYELPPGGVLETGRRGTFRSLYPQEDMGTSKSLDKDKKGLVKSCGQVLENSFLEMVPSEVPAGIFYSGGVDSSLLLAYTAKHKLSLPAFTISCISQEGSFNTSGEKHASELVKKLGLQHHFYSMGSEVLGQLPDYITHTDQPVADSAGFVTWKLSEFAKQHVDVAFSGAGADEYFGGYHRHQAFQFYLDHLYGTKLRIMLLKHFSKLLPDGLDMPFRERIRLFKKFLANLHPSYHKTWDNFISVKGFEFLQKAQPNEDFDELYSYGMRSDRNAFLPYDVLKVTDYFAMQHSLEVRVPFLHQDVVNFGNQLSPDVLLKYGKKWILKDLLQQETLGKYKLRRKEGFGMPIGAWIREKKNYFLVEQILTKDHLLYDQIDFERVQRLVNNHLAHKGDYSTALWSLITLTGWLSKEFSS
- a CDS encoding DUF2061 domain-containing protein, producing the protein MKESHRRSVIKGISWRALGTIDTIVISFLISGKLSYAVSIGAVEVVTKIFLFYFHERIWIWSLNKFNLFDSHWLSFTKGISWRFLGTLDTMMISFIITGKLTTAISIGMVEVFTKIILFYVHERAWNMVPWGRSIA
- a CDS encoding pyridoxal-phosphate dependent enzyme, which produces MMFIEPANSPLQEIKSTLLDKHKLRLLVKRDDLLHPLVSGNKWRKLKYNLQEVSKQGLGSILSFGGAYSNHIYSLAAAGKIVGIKTIGVIRGEELDPQSNPTLKFASSCGMKLKFVSREKFREKYSKSFTRELEEEFGSFFLLPEGGSNALALPGCAEIVAELNKPFDYICSPCGTGGTIAGISSALNAHQTALGFSVLKAPGYIKEQVFQLLESTQLPKARNLEVIEDYHFGGYGKITRELIAFMESFENAHGFAIEPVYSAKMFYGIFDLANKGYFPTGSEIVAVHTGGLQGLYGMESRIRKIMGSNGNKT
- a CDS encoding RluA family pseudouridine synthase → MQDNLDNELPEDAELYEHFRIEVDKKQTLLRIDKFLMDRLPNATRNKLQNGIKAEAILVNQNPVKANYKVKPGDIITVSMPEPPKDDVVVPENIPLDIVYEDNELLIVNKPAGMVVHPAYQNWSGTLVNALAWHFENLPTTQNGTGRPGLVHRIDKDTSGLLVIAKTELAMASLAKQFYHHTIERTYLALVWGVPDPAKGTITGNLGRSIKDRRVMSVYPEGDYGKHAVTHYEVLKAMNYVSLVKCNLETGRTHQIRAHMKYIGHPLFNDSTYGGDSVLKGTTFTKYKQFVDNCFKLIPRQALHAKSLGFIHPVTKEYMHFEAAIPEDFKSALEKWEKYTSQG